The nucleotide sequence CTTCTCTTCCATAGAACAGGTGGATCCACGGACCAATCTCTTGATCATGACAATGGGGAAAGAGCATTGGAAACGAATAACCGCACGAACTCGGTTTCCAGCGCAGGCACAGGCACGGGTACAGCCTCCTCCCATACACAGACACATGTAGGTGCTCAAGAGAACCCCAAGACTATTCTTGGTATTGTGCCGTTGAAAAACTTTGTGGAGCTTAACGTACCAGGCTCTACTATGCCTAGTTCGGTAATTGAAGTAATTCAATCACGAGTGCCTGATCCTATATTCAATAAGCCCGGAAATAAAAACCCGCTCTTAGAAATTCCAACAACTGGTGTACACATACATGGACTTGCAAGGTTCTTACTCAACTATTACTTGCAGAATGTGGCTGATTTAATGACAGTTGTTGTGCTACCGACAAACCCTTGGAAAACAATCTACTTCCCAAGAGCATTGAAGGCCCTTGGTGATCTTACCGGTATTGGGTACACATCTAACTCAAGAAACTCTTTATTGAATGCATTACTAGCTGTTTCCTGTTTTAATCTTCAGAGTAAGTTTCCAAAGAACTCACCAGAGATGaagttctttctttcgCTAGGAATAGAGTTTAGATCACAGGCCTCAAACTTCCTTAAAAGATGTTTGGCAACGACTGTAAACCAAGAAAGGTATAAAGACATTTTAACTGCTATATTATCAATGAATTCCATTGATGTTGTCTGGGGTACCATGGCTGATTGTCAGGTACACTTGACAATTTGTGAAGATTTTGTCGAAAATAGGATGAAAACAAGACCAAAGATATCGGCAAAGGCGAAGGCTCTCCATCGTATCTTTTCATTCCTCAAATTGATTCAAGATAGTACCGCCTTGGACAAAGTTCGACCCAAAGAAATTGTTATTCTTGACAACAATGTGTCCATAGACTCTCAAGTACCTTCGGGTATACCTTCAGTAGAGGGTGAATTCAAGGAATCTTTGAACAAGCAGGATGGTAAGATTCGCATTGAGTTTATATGTTCATCATCTGATTACAAGGATTCACCTAGTCCGTTCTCAAAGAACTCTAATAAGAGTCCCGGTGCGCAGACGCCGATATTTTCCAACATTGCTAGTGAATCTTACTATTATCCAAAAACAAACGAAACAGACAACGATATTCTAAGCACGGATGCTCTCTACGGTCTACCGAACTCcttgattcttttgttctcGGATTGTGTCAGATTAGCAAGGCATCTCGAATTCTATCGCCAAAACAGCATCTCGACCCCAAAAGCCTTTAAGAGGCTTTGCGTCGAGTTTGAGCAACGCATACTGAGCTGGAAATCAGAATGGGAGTTTAAAGTACCAGGTTCCCAAACAGAGTTCATAAACGAAACAATCGAAGGGGTGTACCAT is from Kluyveromyces marxianus DMKU3-1042 DNA, complete genome, chromosome 2 and encodes:
- the ARG81 gene encoding Arg81p, with translation MKTSKPRVKTFTGCWTCRSRKVKCDLQRPGCKRCERSGLTCGGYEVKLRWTRPIQFNRSGDVTVTPSGVKDPDEPHYRRRNVDFVRYKEEYEYYEDMDDELSALSSPPLDLIADNKTWIIKKFGVFKGTDKVKKQYAPRKKRKRNEVFINAIRRAQKKLAQKKSKGSGGGMGPPSTEDAGSSSANNDEDGDGGDDETSAQQLHNLFEFDMNSLLFPGNEWISNELRDDALLSAAAVEGKTIPILGNVGEQHNGAGSGMGSSGSGSGSGSGSGSGSGAGSGSGSGTRSNDSFHGTDTPVDAAENTESVANAHSNHNNEQIKNRPVAAVNEEELEKVYRLLFHRTGGSTDQSLDHDNGERALETNNRTNSVSSAGTGTGTASSHTQTHVGAQENPKTILGIVPLKNFVELNVPGSTMPSSVIEVIQSRVPDPIFNKPGNKNPLLEIPTTGVHIHGLARFLLNYYLQNVADLMTVVVLPTNPWKTIYFPRALKALGDLTGIGYTSNSRNSLLNALLAVSCFNLQSKFPKNSPEMKFFLSLGIEFRSQASNFLKRCLATTVNQERYKDILTAILSMNSIDVVWGTMADCQVHLTICEDFVENRMKTRPKISAKAKALHRIFSFLKLIQDSTALDKVRPKEIVILDNNVSIDSQVPSGIPSVEGEFKESLNKQDGKIRIEFICSSSDYKDSPSPFSKNSNKSPGAQTPIFSNIASESYYYPKTNETDNDILSTDALYGLPNSLILLFSDCVRLARHLEFYRQNSISTPKAFKRLCVEFEQRILSWKSEWEFKVPGSQTEFINETIEGVYHHTMSFYHGLIIYFYTIVKNQSYDYVRKHVIVVLENLNQLSDLIENKGVKIVPLIWQGFMAGCACADTELQLGFKEWAAKLCKSGMGSYWGARQIMFEVWRRRLNREENDDWFSVYKDWEMNLMLS